The nucleotide sequence TCCGCGGACATGTTTTTCATCTTCTCTTTCTCGTGCACGACCTGATAGTTGTTCAACACGGCGCCGACGACAAGGTTGATAAGGAGGAAGGTGCTGATCATGACCCAGGAGACGAAGTAGGCGGTGACGACCCAGTAGTTTCCATGGGCGAGGCAGGCGCCGCGAAGTTCGGCCCAGGCGTCGCAGGTGAGGATGCGGAAGAGGGTGAAGAAGGACTCCTGGAGATTGCCGAATTCGGCAGGCTGGACCTTGCCGAAGAGTTCCACGCCCATGACCGCGTAGATATAGAAGCTGATGAACATGAGCAGCGCGATATAGGTCATGGAGGTGAGGGACTTGATCAGCACGGTGACGATGAGCCGGAGTTCGGGGAGCCCGTCGACGAGACGGAGCACACG is from Candidatus Hydrogenedentota bacterium and encodes:
- a CDS encoding ion transporter — protein: MNAKAMINHSTFGKIILGVIVFNAVLIGISTYEPYPILFTLEWICIWIFVAEIGLKFYARESTAAFFKSGWNIFDIIVVGSAFIPNITTIATLLRILRVFRVLRLVDGLPELRLIVTVLIKSLTSMTYIALLMFISFYIYAVMGVELFGKVQPAEFGNLQESFFTLFRILTCDAWAELRGACLAHGNYWVVTAYFVSWVMISTFLLINLVVGAVLNNYQVVHEKEKMKNMSAESVDQRIAELSKELSELLQHKLS